A window of the Tripterygium wilfordii isolate XIE 37 chromosome 12, ASM1340144v1, whole genome shotgun sequence genome harbors these coding sequences:
- the LOC120010155 gene encoding uncharacterized protein LOC120010155 isoform X4 — protein MQSFQWLGMGRMSMNGTGVLLICLTPKMNMVGEYIESQLGSRHAALVSWFRVVELPRISGYFIPLLKKWSVEYAGSGVAGIIVAISCCAAVGKLGPGRISSPLFTLSVEDILVELMNVSYKLVSVEKLYQLASEAGFELDFLSHFGAKVLTGEKGEELEFWIGLAQKKLTAAFHNDGVILHTQSSHKKVQADCLATLGLFSYLGRKTREFLCKMGIKDLDELVKDFLSYLECGCLFIHPELSSITNYQIFMEIVTDEIGWLDFYAAPPYFCNQEKKRSKQHAIQAEKEIILSKVFTVCYDVFFGFAHFSRSTQQALDPELLAFLLRSQSLLTVCLEDYWAAYDRSGELPKVAKISAYDSTQPAGPKVADKLSGVLEEQVQSTLFPQGCLIDISQQGSMLREAASSSRAITSAEVSCPPKTNSMHENLLQKYSVKLASTSTVRPVTSLLVDIKNYILSDAALLILQVGLFMKNIWMGTHLLFLDIMIALELLLKRLRGHRITNRERKKLRTTMNDIASLIPITILMLLPVSAVGHAAMLAAIKKYMPSLIPSPYSCKRLDVVKQLNRTKKMDVRSWSNLQDSSSKTP, from the exons ATGCAGAGCTTTCAATGGCTTGGAATGGGAAGGATGTCAATGAATGGCACAGGCGTATTGCTTATCTG CTTGACTCCAAAGATGAATATGGTCGGCGAGTACATTGAAAGTCAATTGGGTTCAAGGCATGCAGCACTAGTATCATGGTTTAGAGTGGTGGAACTGCCACGTATATCCGGATATTTCATTCCTTTGTTGAAGAAGTGGTCAGTGGAATATGCAGGAAG TGGTGTTGCAGGGATTATTGTTGCCATAAGCTGCTGTGCTGCTGTGGGGAAATTGGGTCCTGGGCGTATTTCCTCTCCCTTGTTTACACTGTCAGTTGAGGACATTTTAGTAGAGCTCATGAATGTTTCATACAAACTAGTATCAGTGGAGAAATTGTATCAATTAGCAAGTGAAGCAGGATTTGAGCTTGACTTCCTGTCCCATTTTGGTGCAAAAGTTCTAACTGGTGAGAAAGGTGAAGAGCTGGAGTTTTGGATCGGGTTGGCTCAGAAAAAACTCACTGCAGCATTCCACAATGATGGTGTGATTTTACACACACAAAGTTCACACAAAAAG GTTCAGGCAGATTGTTTGGCCACTCTAGGACTTTTCTCATATCTGGGGAGGAAAACTCGAGAATTCTTATGCAAAATGGGCATAAAGGATCTCGATGAGCTGGTTAAGGATTTCCTCAG CTACTTGGAGTGTGGCTGTCTTTTTATACACCCAGAACTTTCTTCTATTACTAATTACCAGATTTTCATGGAG ATAGTAACAGATGAAATTGGATGGCTCGATTTCTATGCTGCGCCCCCTTACTTTTGTAAtcaggaaaagaaaaggtcCAAACAGCATGCTATTCAAGCTGAGAAAGAGATTATTCTATCCAAGGTTTTTACAGTATGCTACGACGTGTTCTTTGGTTTTGCTCATTTCAGCCGTTCAACTCAGCAAGCCTTGGATCCAGAACTTCTTGCTTTTTTGCTCCGGAG TCAGAGCCTTTTGACTGTGTGTCTGGAAGATTACTGGGCTGCTTATGATAGATCAGG TGAACTGCCAAAGGTTGCAAAAATAAGTGCCTATGACAGCACACAACCAGCTGGACCTAAAGTTGCAGACAAGCTATCTGGAGTTTTGGAAGAACAAGTGCAAAGTACCTTATTCCCACAGGGATGTCTAATAGATATTTCTCAACAAGGATCTATGCTGAGAGAG GCTGCCAGTTCATCTAGAGCAATAACTTCTGCAGAGGTTTCCTGCCCTCCCAAAACAAACTCTATGCATGAAAATTTACTCCAGAAATACAGTGTAAAATTAGCATCTACAAGCACTGTAAGGCCAGTTACTTCTCTTTTAGTCGAcatcaaaaattatattttatctGATGCTGCATTGCTAATATTGCAAGTTGGACTCTTTATGAAGAATATATGGATGGGGACTCATCTGCTCTTCCTGGACATCATGATCGCTCTGGAGCTACTTCTTAAGCGATTACGTGGCCATAGAATTACGAACAGGGAGAGAAAGAAGTTGAGAACAACAATGAACGATATTGCTTCACTTATTCCAATTACAATTCTGATGCTACTTCCT GTATCTGCAGTAGGCCATGCAGCAATGCTTGCTGCTATCAAGAAATACATGCCATCATTG ATCCCTTCGCCGTACTCTTGCAAGAGGCTAGACGTTGTAAAACAGTTAAATAGAACTAAGAAGATGGATGTACGGTCTTGGAGCAACCTTCAAGATTCATCTTCTAAAACACCATAA
- the LOC120010155 gene encoding uncharacterized protein LOC120010155 isoform X2 → MASLLSLRLTILFQHSHSPCSNNKQNANASPSHSSKLNKKEQGLYIFSKGHPSLKFWLVRYEASRCISSRILSSMVSSICSDHPDGENEASMARAHGIGIEYNRVNCLVWVLHESARNFSLSVESLELTGSDAELSMAWNGKDVNEWHRRIAYLVAIYALLKMAIEMEVLLSHDRHNNPSPVREILTPKMNMVGEYIESQLGSRHAALVSWFRVVELPRISGYFIPLLKKWSVEYAGSGVAGIIVAISCCAAVGKLGPGRISSPLFTLSVEDILVELMNVSYKLVSVEKLYQLASEAGFELDFLSHFGAKVLTGEKGEELEFWIGLAQKKLTAAFHNDGVILHTQSSHKKVQADCLATLGLFSYLGRKTREFLCKMGIKDLDELVKDFLSYLECGCLFIHPELSSITNYQIFMEIVTDEIGWLDFYAAPPYFCNQEKKRSKQHAIQAEKEIILSKVFTVCYDVFFGFAHFSRSTQQALDPELLAFLLRSQSLLTVCLEDYWAAYDRSGELPKVAKISAYDSTQPAGPKVADKLSGVLEEQVQSTLFPQGCLIDISQQGSMLREAASSSRAITSAEVSCPPKTNSMHENLLQKYSVKLASTSTNIWMGTHLLFLDIMIALELLLKRLRGHRITNRERKKLRTTMNDIASLIPITILMLLPVSAVGHAAMLAAIKKYMPSLIPSPYSCKRLDVVKQLNRTKKMDVRSWSNLQDSSSKTP, encoded by the exons ATGGCTTCGCTCTTGTCCTTGCGTCTCACAATCTTGTTTCAGCACTC ACATTCTCCTTGTTCTAATAACAAACAAAATGCAAACGCCAGTCCATCCCATTCATCAAAACTCAATAAGAAAGAGCAAGGGCTTTATATCTTTTCAAAAGGTCATCCTTCTCTTAAATTTTGGTTAGTACGTTATGAGGCTTCAAGGTGTATATCTTCAAGAATATTATCATCCATGGTTTCATCTATTTGTTCTGACCATCCTGATGGTGAGAACGAAGCTTCTATGGCCAGAGCTCATGGTATTGGAATAGAATATAATCGGGTGAATTGTCTTGTATGGGTATTGCACGAATCTGCAAGGAACTTTTCTCTTTCTGTCGAGTCACTTGAACTGACTGGAAGTGATGCAGAGCTTTCAATGGCTTGGAATGGGAAGGATGTCAATGAATGGCACAGGCGTATTGCTTATCTG GTAGCTATCTATGCTTTGCTGAAAATGGCAATTGAAATGGAGGTTTTGCTTTCCCATGATCGACACAACAATCCATCTCCTGTTAGAGAGAT CTTGACTCCAAAGATGAATATGGTCGGCGAGTACATTGAAAGTCAATTGGGTTCAAGGCATGCAGCACTAGTATCATGGTTTAGAGTGGTGGAACTGCCACGTATATCCGGATATTTCATTCCTTTGTTGAAGAAGTGGTCAGTGGAATATGCAGGAAG TGGTGTTGCAGGGATTATTGTTGCCATAAGCTGCTGTGCTGCTGTGGGGAAATTGGGTCCTGGGCGTATTTCCTCTCCCTTGTTTACACTGTCAGTTGAGGACATTTTAGTAGAGCTCATGAATGTTTCATACAAACTAGTATCAGTGGAGAAATTGTATCAATTAGCAAGTGAAGCAGGATTTGAGCTTGACTTCCTGTCCCATTTTGGTGCAAAAGTTCTAACTGGTGAGAAAGGTGAAGAGCTGGAGTTTTGGATCGGGTTGGCTCAGAAAAAACTCACTGCAGCATTCCACAATGATGGTGTGATTTTACACACACAAAGTTCACACAAAAAG GTTCAGGCAGATTGTTTGGCCACTCTAGGACTTTTCTCATATCTGGGGAGGAAAACTCGAGAATTCTTATGCAAAATGGGCATAAAGGATCTCGATGAGCTGGTTAAGGATTTCCTCAG CTACTTGGAGTGTGGCTGTCTTTTTATACACCCAGAACTTTCTTCTATTACTAATTACCAGATTTTCATGGAG ATAGTAACAGATGAAATTGGATGGCTCGATTTCTATGCTGCGCCCCCTTACTTTTGTAAtcaggaaaagaaaaggtcCAAACAGCATGCTATTCAAGCTGAGAAAGAGATTATTCTATCCAAGGTTTTTACAGTATGCTACGACGTGTTCTTTGGTTTTGCTCATTTCAGCCGTTCAACTCAGCAAGCCTTGGATCCAGAACTTCTTGCTTTTTTGCTCCGGAG TCAGAGCCTTTTGACTGTGTGTCTGGAAGATTACTGGGCTGCTTATGATAGATCAGG TGAACTGCCAAAGGTTGCAAAAATAAGTGCCTATGACAGCACACAACCAGCTGGACCTAAAGTTGCAGACAAGCTATCTGGAGTTTTGGAAGAACAAGTGCAAAGTACCTTATTCCCACAGGGATGTCTAATAGATATTTCTCAACAAGGATCTATGCTGAGAGAG GCTGCCAGTTCATCTAGAGCAATAACTTCTGCAGAGGTTTCCTGCCCTCCCAAAACAAACTCTATGCATGAAAATTTACTCCAGAAATACAGTGTAAAATTAGCATCTACAAGCACT AATATATGGATGGGGACTCATCTGCTCTTCCTGGACATCATGATCGCTCTGGAGCTACTTCTTAAGCGATTACGTGGCCATAGAATTACGAACAGGGAGAGAAAGAAGTTGAGAACAACAATGAACGATATTGCTTCACTTATTCCAATTACAATTCTGATGCTACTTCCT GTATCTGCAGTAGGCCATGCAGCAATGCTTGCTGCTATCAAGAAATACATGCCATCATTG ATCCCTTCGCCGTACTCTTGCAAGAGGCTAGACGTTGTAAAACAGTTAAATAGAACTAAGAAGATGGATGTACGGTCTTGGAGCAACCTTCAAGATTCATCTTCTAAAACACCATAA
- the LOC120010155 gene encoding uncharacterized protein LOC120010155 isoform X1 gives MASLLSLRLTILFQHSHSPCSNNKQNANASPSHSSKLNKKEQGLYIFSKGHPSLKFWLVRYEASRCISSRILSSMVSSICSDHPDGENEASMARAHGIGIEYNRVNCLVWVLHESARNFSLSVESLELTGSDAELSMAWNGKDVNEWHRRIAYLVAIYALLKMAIEMEVLLSHDRHNNPSPVREILTPKMNMVGEYIESQLGSRHAALVSWFRVVELPRISGYFIPLLKKWSVEYAGSGVAGIIVAISCCAAVGKLGPGRISSPLFTLSVEDILVELMNVSYKLVSVEKLYQLASEAGFELDFLSHFGAKVLTGEKGEELEFWIGLAQKKLTAAFHNDGVILHTQSSHKKVQADCLATLGLFSYLGRKTREFLCKMGIKDLDELVKDFLSYLECGCLFIHPELSSITNYQIFMEIVTDEIGWLDFYAAPPYFCNQEKKRSKQHAIQAEKEIILSKVFTVCYDVFFGFAHFSRSTQQALDPELLAFLLRSQSLLTVCLEDYWAAYDRSGELPKVAKISAYDSTQPAGPKVADKLSGVLEEQVQSTLFPQGCLIDISQQGSMLREAASSSRAITSAEVSCPPKTNSMHENLLQKYSVKLASTSTVRPVTSLLVDIKNYILSDAALLILQVGLFMKNIWMGTHLLFLDIMIALELLLKRLRGHRITNRERKKLRTTMNDIASLIPITILMLLPVSAVGHAAMLAAIKKYMPSLIPSPYSCKRLDVVKQLNRTKKMDVRSWSNLQDSSSKTP, from the exons ATGGCTTCGCTCTTGTCCTTGCGTCTCACAATCTTGTTTCAGCACTC ACATTCTCCTTGTTCTAATAACAAACAAAATGCAAACGCCAGTCCATCCCATTCATCAAAACTCAATAAGAAAGAGCAAGGGCTTTATATCTTTTCAAAAGGTCATCCTTCTCTTAAATTTTGGTTAGTACGTTATGAGGCTTCAAGGTGTATATCTTCAAGAATATTATCATCCATGGTTTCATCTATTTGTTCTGACCATCCTGATGGTGAGAACGAAGCTTCTATGGCCAGAGCTCATGGTATTGGAATAGAATATAATCGGGTGAATTGTCTTGTATGGGTATTGCACGAATCTGCAAGGAACTTTTCTCTTTCTGTCGAGTCACTTGAACTGACTGGAAGTGATGCAGAGCTTTCAATGGCTTGGAATGGGAAGGATGTCAATGAATGGCACAGGCGTATTGCTTATCTG GTAGCTATCTATGCTTTGCTGAAAATGGCAATTGAAATGGAGGTTTTGCTTTCCCATGATCGACACAACAATCCATCTCCTGTTAGAGAGAT CTTGACTCCAAAGATGAATATGGTCGGCGAGTACATTGAAAGTCAATTGGGTTCAAGGCATGCAGCACTAGTATCATGGTTTAGAGTGGTGGAACTGCCACGTATATCCGGATATTTCATTCCTTTGTTGAAGAAGTGGTCAGTGGAATATGCAGGAAG TGGTGTTGCAGGGATTATTGTTGCCATAAGCTGCTGTGCTGCTGTGGGGAAATTGGGTCCTGGGCGTATTTCCTCTCCCTTGTTTACACTGTCAGTTGAGGACATTTTAGTAGAGCTCATGAATGTTTCATACAAACTAGTATCAGTGGAGAAATTGTATCAATTAGCAAGTGAAGCAGGATTTGAGCTTGACTTCCTGTCCCATTTTGGTGCAAAAGTTCTAACTGGTGAGAAAGGTGAAGAGCTGGAGTTTTGGATCGGGTTGGCTCAGAAAAAACTCACTGCAGCATTCCACAATGATGGTGTGATTTTACACACACAAAGTTCACACAAAAAG GTTCAGGCAGATTGTTTGGCCACTCTAGGACTTTTCTCATATCTGGGGAGGAAAACTCGAGAATTCTTATGCAAAATGGGCATAAAGGATCTCGATGAGCTGGTTAAGGATTTCCTCAG CTACTTGGAGTGTGGCTGTCTTTTTATACACCCAGAACTTTCTTCTATTACTAATTACCAGATTTTCATGGAG ATAGTAACAGATGAAATTGGATGGCTCGATTTCTATGCTGCGCCCCCTTACTTTTGTAAtcaggaaaagaaaaggtcCAAACAGCATGCTATTCAAGCTGAGAAAGAGATTATTCTATCCAAGGTTTTTACAGTATGCTACGACGTGTTCTTTGGTTTTGCTCATTTCAGCCGTTCAACTCAGCAAGCCTTGGATCCAGAACTTCTTGCTTTTTTGCTCCGGAG TCAGAGCCTTTTGACTGTGTGTCTGGAAGATTACTGGGCTGCTTATGATAGATCAGG TGAACTGCCAAAGGTTGCAAAAATAAGTGCCTATGACAGCACACAACCAGCTGGACCTAAAGTTGCAGACAAGCTATCTGGAGTTTTGGAAGAACAAGTGCAAAGTACCTTATTCCCACAGGGATGTCTAATAGATATTTCTCAACAAGGATCTATGCTGAGAGAG GCTGCCAGTTCATCTAGAGCAATAACTTCTGCAGAGGTTTCCTGCCCTCCCAAAACAAACTCTATGCATGAAAATTTACTCCAGAAATACAGTGTAAAATTAGCATCTACAAGCACTGTAAGGCCAGTTACTTCTCTTTTAGTCGAcatcaaaaattatattttatctGATGCTGCATTGCTAATATTGCAAGTTGGACTCTTTATGAAGAATATATGGATGGGGACTCATCTGCTCTTCCTGGACATCATGATCGCTCTGGAGCTACTTCTTAAGCGATTACGTGGCCATAGAATTACGAACAGGGAGAGAAAGAAGTTGAGAACAACAATGAACGATATTGCTTCACTTATTCCAATTACAATTCTGATGCTACTTCCT GTATCTGCAGTAGGCCATGCAGCAATGCTTGCTGCTATCAAGAAATACATGCCATCATTG ATCCCTTCGCCGTACTCTTGCAAGAGGCTAGACGTTGTAAAACAGTTAAATAGAACTAAGAAGATGGATGTACGGTCTTGGAGCAACCTTCAAGATTCATCTTCTAAAACACCATAA
- the LOC120011306 gene encoding cytochrome c oxidase assembly protein COX19-like codes for MSSGGAFGGNRGMRPMPPEKGVFPLDHMHECDPEKKDYLNCLNSSGRQSEKCQPFSKKYLECRMAKNLMAKQDMAELGFGRQTEMETSGEKNNGSIHN; via the exons ATGAGTTCag GAGGTGCATTTGGTGGGAATAGAGGAATGAGACCAATGCCACCAGAAAAAGGAGTCTTCCCTTTGGATCACATGCATGAATGTGACCCG GAGAAGAAAGATTACCTGAATTGTCTCAACTCTTCTGGCCGCCAATCTGAAAAATGCCAACCCTTCTCCAAAAAGTACCTAGAATGTCGTATGGCAAA GAACTTGATGGCAAAGCAAGATATGGCAGAGCTTGGGTTTGGAAGACAAACAGAGATGGAAACGTCCGGAGAGAAGAATAATGGGAGTATTCATAACTGA
- the LOC120010155 gene encoding uncharacterized protein LOC120010155 isoform X3: protein MASLLSLRLTILFQHSHSPCSNNKQNANASPSHSSKLNKKEQGLYIFSKGHPSLKFWLVRYEASRCISSRILSSMVSSICSDHPDGENEASMARAHGIGIEYNRVNCLVWVLHESARNFSLSVESLELTGSDAELSMAWNGKDVNEWHRRIAYLVAIYALLKMAIEMEVLLSHDRHNNPSPVREILTPKMNMVGEYIESQLGSRHAALVSWFRVVELPRISGYFIPLLKKWSVEYAGSGVAGIIVAISCCAAVGKLGPGRISSPLFTLSVEDILVELMNVSYKLVSVEKLYQLASEAGFELDFLSHFGAKVLTGEKGEELEFWIGLAQKKLTAAFHNDGVILHTQSSHKKVQADCLATLGLFSYLGRKTREFLCKMGIKDLDELVKDFLSYLECGCLFIHPELSSITNYQIFMEIVTDEIGWLDFYAAPPYFCNQEKKRSKQHAIQAEKEIILSKVFTVCYDVFFGFAHFSRSTQQALDPELLAFLLRSQSLLTVCLEDYWAAYDRSGELPKVAKISAYDSTQPAGPKVADKLSGVLEEQVQSTLFPQGCLIDISQQGSMLREAASSSRAITSAEVSCPPKTNSMHENLLQKYSVKLASTSTLDSL, encoded by the exons ATGGCTTCGCTCTTGTCCTTGCGTCTCACAATCTTGTTTCAGCACTC ACATTCTCCTTGTTCTAATAACAAACAAAATGCAAACGCCAGTCCATCCCATTCATCAAAACTCAATAAGAAAGAGCAAGGGCTTTATATCTTTTCAAAAGGTCATCCTTCTCTTAAATTTTGGTTAGTACGTTATGAGGCTTCAAGGTGTATATCTTCAAGAATATTATCATCCATGGTTTCATCTATTTGTTCTGACCATCCTGATGGTGAGAACGAAGCTTCTATGGCCAGAGCTCATGGTATTGGAATAGAATATAATCGGGTGAATTGTCTTGTATGGGTATTGCACGAATCTGCAAGGAACTTTTCTCTTTCTGTCGAGTCACTTGAACTGACTGGAAGTGATGCAGAGCTTTCAATGGCTTGGAATGGGAAGGATGTCAATGAATGGCACAGGCGTATTGCTTATCTG GTAGCTATCTATGCTTTGCTGAAAATGGCAATTGAAATGGAGGTTTTGCTTTCCCATGATCGACACAACAATCCATCTCCTGTTAGAGAGAT CTTGACTCCAAAGATGAATATGGTCGGCGAGTACATTGAAAGTCAATTGGGTTCAAGGCATGCAGCACTAGTATCATGGTTTAGAGTGGTGGAACTGCCACGTATATCCGGATATTTCATTCCTTTGTTGAAGAAGTGGTCAGTGGAATATGCAGGAAG TGGTGTTGCAGGGATTATTGTTGCCATAAGCTGCTGTGCTGCTGTGGGGAAATTGGGTCCTGGGCGTATTTCCTCTCCCTTGTTTACACTGTCAGTTGAGGACATTTTAGTAGAGCTCATGAATGTTTCATACAAACTAGTATCAGTGGAGAAATTGTATCAATTAGCAAGTGAAGCAGGATTTGAGCTTGACTTCCTGTCCCATTTTGGTGCAAAAGTTCTAACTGGTGAGAAAGGTGAAGAGCTGGAGTTTTGGATCGGGTTGGCTCAGAAAAAACTCACTGCAGCATTCCACAATGATGGTGTGATTTTACACACACAAAGTTCACACAAAAAG GTTCAGGCAGATTGTTTGGCCACTCTAGGACTTTTCTCATATCTGGGGAGGAAAACTCGAGAATTCTTATGCAAAATGGGCATAAAGGATCTCGATGAGCTGGTTAAGGATTTCCTCAG CTACTTGGAGTGTGGCTGTCTTTTTATACACCCAGAACTTTCTTCTATTACTAATTACCAGATTTTCATGGAG ATAGTAACAGATGAAATTGGATGGCTCGATTTCTATGCTGCGCCCCCTTACTTTTGTAAtcaggaaaagaaaaggtcCAAACAGCATGCTATTCAAGCTGAGAAAGAGATTATTCTATCCAAGGTTTTTACAGTATGCTACGACGTGTTCTTTGGTTTTGCTCATTTCAGCCGTTCAACTCAGCAAGCCTTGGATCCAGAACTTCTTGCTTTTTTGCTCCGGAG TCAGAGCCTTTTGACTGTGTGTCTGGAAGATTACTGGGCTGCTTATGATAGATCAGG TGAACTGCCAAAGGTTGCAAAAATAAGTGCCTATGACAGCACACAACCAGCTGGACCTAAAGTTGCAGACAAGCTATCTGGAGTTTTGGAAGAACAAGTGCAAAGTACCTTATTCCCACAGGGATGTCTAATAGATATTTCTCAACAAGGATCTATGCTGAGAGAG GCTGCCAGTTCATCTAGAGCAATAACTTCTGCAGAGGTTTCCTGCCCTCCCAAAACAAACTCTATGCATGAAAATTTACTCCAGAAATACAGTGTAAAATTAGCATCTACAAGCACT TTGGACTCTTTATGA